A single genomic interval of Saccharomyces eubayanus strain FM1318 chromosome IV, whole genome shotgun sequence harbors:
- the UGX2 gene encoding Ugx2p, whose protein sequence is MKNKEKLIVYSNASSAFAYSAEIRPNFKISVSQGQGFAWNQDLFATQYQQAYKVVYDAHEDDLNELISKIRGKLQAKARKRSRINAKAKGGRSAKTRREAAVLEDSDEGDDRQYQRIQVLVGHEFPRGSLYKPVWSQDPHSGDNDSASESESSHDVDVFGGMSYSKMAEMDRPRRKSERSISFVEDSKTGDYRYHIGQVDVVEVDSDTPENNHLKWLIS, encoded by the coding sequence ATGAAGAATAAGGAAAAGCTGATTGTTTATTCAAATGCCAGTTCGGCGTTTGCGTATAGTGCAGAAATAAGGCCAAATTTCAAGATATCGGTGTCTCAAGGCCAAGGTTTTGCTTGGAACCAAGATCTGTTTGCTACGCAGTATCAGCAAGCGTACAAAGTCGTTTACGATGCACACGAGGATGACCTTAATGAACTGATTTCAAAGATCAGGGGCAAGTTACAAGCTAAAGCTAGGAAAAGAAGTAGAATTAATGCTAAGGCTAAAGGAGGCAGGAGTGCAAAGACAAGAAGGGAAGCCGCCGTACTTGAAGATAGCGATGAGGGTGATGATAGGCAGTATCAAAGAATACAAGTTCTTGTAGGCCACGAGTTTCCCAGGGGAAGTCTCTATAAACCTGTGTGGAGTCAGGACCCTCACTCTGGCGACAACGATAGTGCAAGTGAAAGCGAAAGTAGCCATGATGTAGATGTTTTTGGCGGCATGTCGTATTCAAAGATGGCTGAGATGGATAGACCACGCAGGAAGTCCGAGAGGAGCATAAGTTTTGTGGAAGATTCCAAGACGGGGGACTATAGGTACCACATAGGCCAAGTGGATGTGGTGGAGGTGGACTCAGACACACCCGAAAATAACCATCTCAAATGGCTGATATCATGA
- the SFA1 gene encoding bifunctional alcohol dehydrogenase/S-(hydroxymethyl)glutathione dehydrogenase produces MSASTVGKPIQCIAAVAYDAKKPLSVEEITVDPPKAHEVRIKVEYTAVCHTDAYTLSGSDPEGLFPCILGHEGAGIVESVGDDVTTVKPGDHVIALYTAECGKCKFCTSGKTNLCSAVRATQGRGIMPDETTRFHNDKGEDIFHFMGCSTFSEYTVVADVSVVAIDPKAPLDAASLLGCGVTTGYGAAVKTANVQKNDTVAVFGCGTVGLSVIQGAKARGASKIIGVDINNKKKQYCFDFGATDFINPKEDLAKGQTIVEKLIEMTDGGLDFTFDCTGNTKIMRDALEACHKGWGQSIIIGVAAAGEEISTRPFQLVTGRVWKGSAFGGIKGRSEMGGLIKDYQNGALKVEEFITHRRPFKEINQAFEDLHHGDCLRTVLKFDKK; encoded by the coding sequence ATGTCTGCTTCTACTGTTGGTAAACCTATTCAATGTATTGCTGCTGTCGCTTACGATGCGAAGAAGCCATTGAGTGTGGAAGAAATTACTGTGGACCCTCCAAAAGCACACGAGGTACGTATTAAGGTTGAATATACAGCCGTGTGCCACACTGATGCGTACACTTTATCAGGCTCGGATCCGGAAGGCCTTTTCCCCTGCATTTTGGGTCATGAAGGTGCCGGAATCGTGGAATCTGTAGGCGATGACGTTACCACGGTCAAACCTGGTGACCATGTTATTGCTTTATATACCGCTGAATGTGGCAAGTGTAAGTTCTGTACCTCCGGTAAGACCAACCTGTGCAGTGCTGTTAGGGCCACCCAAGGTAGAGGTATCATGCCCGATGAAACCACAAGATTTCATAATGATAAGGGCGAGGATATCTTCCATTTCATGGGTTGCTCCACTTTCTCCGAGTACACCGTGGTGGCTGATGTGTCTGTGGTGGCTATAGATCCTAAGGCTCCACTAGATGCTGCCAGTTTACTGGGTTGTGGTGTGACTACTGGTTACGGGGCTGCTGTCAAGACTGCTAATGTGCAAAAGAACGATACCGTCGCTGTGTTTGGTTGTGGCACTGTGGGCCTTTCCGTCATTCAAGGTGCTAAGGCAAGAGGTGCTTCTAAGATCATCGGTGTCGATAttaacaacaaaaaaaaacaatactgttttgattttggtgCTACCGATTTCATCAACCCCAAGGAAGATTTGGCTAAAGGTCAAACTattgttgaaaaactaATTGAAATGACTGATGGCGGTTTAGATTTCACATTCGATTGTACTGGTAACACCAAGATCATGAGAGACGCTTTGGAAGCTTGTCATAAAGGCTGGGGCCAATCTATTATCATTGGTGTTGCCGCTGCTGGCGAAGAGATCTCCACCAGACCATTCCAATTGGTCACCGGTAGAGTGTGGAAGGGCTCTGCGTTTGGTGGCATCAAAGGTAGATCTGAAATGGGTGGTTTAATCAAAGACTATCAAAACGGAGCTTTGAAAGTAGAAGAATTTATCACCCATAGAAGAccattcaaagaaatcaatcaagcttttgaagatttgcATCACGGTGATTGCTTAAGAACTGTTTTAAAGTTcgataaaaaataa
- the GLT1 gene encoding glutamate synthase (NADH), producing the protein MPVLKSDNFDPLQEAYEGGSIQNYNDDHHLHKSWANVIPDKRGLYDPDYEHDACGVGFVANKHGEQSHKIVTDARYLLVNMTHRGAVSSDGNGDGAGILLGIPHEFMKREFKLDLGLDIPELGKYAVGNVFFKKSEKNNKKSLVKCQKIFEDLAASFNLSVLGWRKVPVDSTILGDVALSREPTTIQPIVVPLYDEEQPEFNETQFRTQLYLLRKEASLEIGLENWFYVCSLNNTTIVYKGQLTPAQVYNYYPDLTNAHFKSHMALVHSRFSTNTFPSWDRAQPLRWLAHNGEINTLRGNKNWMRSREGVMNSPTFKDKLDKLYPIIEEGGSDSAALDNVLELLTINGTLSLPEAVMMMVPEAYHKDMDSDLKAWYDWAACLMEPWDGPALLTFTDGRYCGAILDRNGLRPCRYYITSDDRIICASEVGVIPIENSLVVQKGKLKPGDLFLVDTQLGELVDTKKLKSQLSKRQDFKSWLSKVIKLDDLLSKTANLVAKEFIPHDSLSLKVQSDPRLLANGYTFEQVSFLLTPMALTGKEALGSMGNDAPLACLNENPVLLYDYFRQLFAQVTNPPIDPIREANVMSLECYVGPQGNLLEMHASQCDRLLLKSPILHWNEFQALKNIEAAYPSWSIAEIDITFDKSEGLLGYTNTIDRITKLASEAIDDGKKILIISDRRMGPNRVSISSLIAVSSIHHHLIRNKQRSQVALILETGEAREIHHFCVLLGYGCDGIHPYLAMETLVRMNKEGLLRNVNNDNDTIEEEEILENYKHAVDAGILKVMSKMGISTLASYKGAQIFEALGLDNSIVDLCFTGTSSRIRGVTFEYLAQDVFSLHERGYPSRETIGRSVNLPESGEYHYRDGGYKHVNEPTAIASLQDTVRNKNDVSWQLYVKKEMEAIRDCTLRGLLELDFESSSSIPLEQVEPWTEIARRFASGAMSYGSISMEAHSTLAIAMNRLGAKSNCGEGGEDAERSAVQDNGDTMRSAIKQVASARFGVTSYYLSDADEIQIKIAQGAKPGEGGELPAHKVSKDIAKTRHSTPNVGLISPPPHHDIYSIEDLKQLIYDLKCANPRAGISVKLVSEVGVGIVASGVAKAKADHILVSGHDGGTGAARWTSVKYAGLPWELGLAETHQTLVLNDLRRNVVVQTDGQLRTGFDIAVAVLLGAESFTLATVPLIAMGCIMLRRCHLNSCAVGIATQDPYLRSKFKGQPEHVINFFYYLIQDLRQIMAKLGFRTIDEMVGHSEKLKKRDDVNAKAINIDLSPILTPAHVIRPGVPTKFTKKQDHKLHTRLDNKLIDEAEVTLDRGLPVNIDASIINTDRALGSTLSYRISKKFGEEGLPKDTVVVNIEGSAGQSFGAFLASGITFILNGDANDYVGKGLSGGIIVIKPPKDSKFKSDENVIVGNTCFYGATSGTAFISGSAGERFGVRNSGATIVVERIKGNNAFEYMTGGRAIVLSQMESLNAFSGATGGIAYCLTSDHDDFVGKINRDTVELESLCDPVEIAFVKNLIKEHWNYTQSDLASRILGNFNHYLKDFVKVIPTDYKKVLLKEKSEIAEAKAKATSEYLKKFRSAQEVDDEVNTLLIANQRAKEQEKKKSISISNKATLKEPKVVDLEDAVPDTKQLEKNSERVEKTRGFMVHKRRHETYRDPKKRVDDWKEFTNPITKKDAKYQTARCMDCGTPFCLSDTGCPLSNIIPKFNELLFKNQWKLALDKLLETNNFPEFTGRVCPAPCEGACTLGIIEDPVGIKSIERIIIDNAFKEGWIKPCPPNTRTGFTVGVIGSGPAGLACADMLNRAGHKVTVYERSDRCGGLLMYGIPNMKLDKTIVQRRIDLLADEGVEFVTNTEIGKNMSMDELKSKHNAVVYAIGSTIPRDLTIKGRELKNIDFAMQLLESNTKALLDRDLEMIREKIQGKKVIVVGGGDTGNDCLGTSVRHGAASVLNFELLPEPPVERSKDNPWPQWPRVMRVDYGHAEVKEHYGRDPREYCILSKEFIGNDDGEVTAIRTVRVEWKKSQSGVWQMVEIPNSEEIFEADIILLSMGFVGPELTNGNESEVKKTRRGTIATLDDSSYNIAGGKTFACGDCRRGQSLIVWAIQEGRKCAASVDKFLMDGTTYLPSNGGIVQRDYKLLKELASQV; encoded by the coding sequence atgcCAGTGTTGAAATCCGACAATTTCGATCCATTGCAGGAAGCTTATGAAGGTGGCTCCATTCAAAACTATAACGATGACCACCATCTTCATAAATCTTGGGCAAATGTGATCCCGGACAAACGCGGGCTTTACGACCCTGACTACGAACACGATGCCTGTGGTGTTGGTTTCGTGGCCAATAAGCATGGTGAACAGTCTCACAAGATTGTCACAGACGCTAGATATCTTTTAGTCAACATGACACATCGTGGTGCCGTTTCCTCAGATGGAAATGGTGACGGTGCAGGTATCCTGCTAGGTATTCCTCATGAATTtatgaaaagagaatttAAGTTGGATCTTGGTCTAGACATCCCAGAGTTGGGCAAATACGCTGTGGGtaatgtttttttcaagaagagcgaaaaaaataataagaaaagtcTGGTAAAATGCCAGAAGatctttgaagatttaGCTGCATCTTTTAACTTATCGGTATTAGGTTGGAGAAAAGTGCCTGTAGACTCCACCATTTTGGGTGACGTTGCTTTGTCTCGTGAACCAACCACTATACAACCGATCGTGGTCCCATTATACGACGAAGAACAACCAGAGTTCAATGAAACCCAATTCAGAACTCAATTATATCTGCTAAGAAAGGAGGCCTCCCTTGAAATAGGTCTAGAGAACTGGTTTTATGTCTGTTCTTTAAATAATACTACCATTGTTTACAAGGGTCAGTTGACCCCAGCTCAAGTGTATAACTACTACCCAGATTTGACGAATGCGCATTTCAAATCTCATATGGCGTTGGTCCATTCAAGATTCTCCACAAACACTTTCCCCTCTTGGGACAGAGCTCAACCTTTACGTTGGCTCGCTCATAATGGTGAAATCAACACCTTAAGAGGTAACAAGAACTGGATGCGCTCCAGGGAAGGTGTGATGAATTCCCCAACATTCAAAGATAAACTGGATAAACTTTACCCAATTATCGAAGAAGGTGGGTCCGACTCTGCTGCATTGGATAACGTCTTAGAATTGTTGACCATAAACGGCACTTTATCTCTTCCTGAAGCCGTTATGATGATGGTCCCTGAAGCTTACCACAAGGATATGGACTCTGACTTAAAGGCTTGGTACGATTGGGCTGCATGTTTGATGGAACCTTGGGATGGTCCAGCTTTGCTGACTTTCACTGACGGTCGTTACTGTGGTGCTATATTGGATAGAAATGGGTTAAGGCCTTGTCGTTACTACATTACCAGTGATGACAGAATCATCTGTGCTTCCGAAGTGGGTGTCATCCCAATCGAAAACTCACTGGTTGTTCAAAAGGGTAAATTGAAACCAGgtgatttatttttggtgGACACTCAATTAGGTGAGTTGGTTGACactaaaaaattgaaatctCAATTGTCCAAGAGACAAGATTTCAAGTCCTGGTTATCAAAGGTTATCAAATTGGATGACCTACTCTCGAAGACGGCCAATTTAGTGGCCAAAGAGTTTATACCGCATGATTCTCTCTCTTTGAAAGTTCAAAGCGACCCACGTTTGTTAGCCAATGGTTACACCTTTGAACAAGTTTCCTTCTTGTTAACTCCAATGGCTTTGACAGGTAAGGAAGCCTTAGGTTCCATGGGTAACGATGCTCCACTAGCCTGTTTAAACGAAAACCCTGTCTTACTTTATGATTACTTTAGACAGTTGTTTGCCCAAGTGACTAACCCACCAATCGATCCAATTCGTGAAGCAAATGTTATGTCATTAGAATGTTACGTAGGTCCTCAAGGTAATCTTTTAGAAATGCATGCATCTCAATGTGACCGTTTATTGTTAAAGTCCCCTATCTTACATTGGAATGAATTCcaagctttgaaaaacattGAAGCCGCTTATCCATCTTGGTCCATAGCTGAAATCGATATTACTTTTGATAAAAGCGAGGGCCTGTTAGGATACACAAATACAATTGACAGAATTACTAAGCTAGCCAGTGAAGCAATTGATGATggtaaaaaaattctaatAATTTCAGATAGAAGAATGGGTCCTAACCGTGTTTCCATTTCATCTTTGATTGCAGTTTCTTccattcatcatcatttgATCAGAAATAAACAACGTTCCCAAGTTGCTCTTATTTTAGAAACCGGTGAAGCTAGAGAAATTCATCATTTCTGTGTCCTATTAGGTTACGGTTGTGACGGTATTCATCCATACCTGGCAATGGAAACTTTGGTAAGAATGAACAAAGAAGGCTTGCTCCGTAATGTCAacaatgacaatgacaccattgaagaggaagaaataCTGGAAAACTACAAGCACGCTGTTGATGCGGGTATCCTGAAAGTGATGTCCAAGATGGGTATTTCCACTTTGGCATCTTACAAGGGTgctcaaatttttgaagcCCTTGGTCTAGATAACTCTATCGTTGATTTGTGTTTCACAGGTACTTCTTCCAGAATTAGAGGTGTCACTTTTGAGTACTTGGCTCAAGATGTATTTTCCTTACATGAACGTGGTTATCCATCCAGAGAAACGATCGGCAGATCTGTTAACCTACCAGAAAGTGGTGAATATCATTATAGAGATGGTGGTTATAAGCATGTTAATGAACCAACTGCCATCGCTTCGTTACAAGATACTGttagaaacaaaaatgacgTTTCCTGGCAATTATATgtcaagaaggaaatgGAAGCAATTAGAGATTGTACTTTAAGAGGGTTATTGGAATTGGATTTTGAAAGTTCCAGTAGTATCCCATTAGAACAGGTTGAACCATGGACTGAAATTGCTAGAAGATTTGCATCAGGTGCTATGTCTTATGGTTCCATTTCTATGGAAGCTCATTCCACATTGGCCATTGCTATGAACCGTTTAGGTGCCAAATCCAATTGTGGTGAAGGTGGTGAAGATGCAGAACGTTCTGCCGTTCAAGATAACGGTGACACTATGAGATCTGCCATCAAACAAGTTGCTTCCGCCAGATTTGGTGTGACATCTTACTACTTGTCTGATGCTgatgaaattcaaatcaagATTGCCCAGGGTGCTAAACCAGGTGAAGGTGGTGAGCTACCAGCTCATAAAGTATCCAAGGATATTGCCAAGACCAGACATTCCACTCCAAATGTTGGTTTAATCTCCCCTCCCCCTCATCATGATATTTATTCcattgaagatttgaaacaACTTATTTATGACTTAAAATGTGCTAACCCAAGAGCCGGAATCTCTGTAAAATTGGTTTCCGAAGTTGGTGTTGGTATTGTTGCTTCTGGTGTAGCCAAAGCTAAAGCTGACCATATCTTGGTTTCAGGCCATGATGGTGGTACGGGTGCTGCTAGATGGACAAGTGTCAAATACGCAGGTTTGCCATGGGAATTAGGTTTAGCCGAAACTCATCAAACTTTGGTTTTAAATGATTTGAGACGTAACGTCGTTGTTCAAACTGATGGCCAATTGAGAACCGGGTTTGATATTGCCGTTGCTGTTTTATTGGGTGCTGAATCCTTTACTTTGGCCACTGTTCCATTAATAGCCATGGGGTGTATCATGTTAAGAAGATGTCACTTGAACTCTTGCGCTGTTGGTATTGCCACGCAAGATCCATATTTGAGAAGTAAGTTTAAGGGCCAACCTGAACACGTTATTAactttttctattatttgattCAAGACTTGAGACAGATAATGGCCAAATTGGGTTTCCGTACTATCGATGAAATGGTTGGTCACTCTgagaaattaaagaaaagagatgaCGTAAATGCTAAAGCCATAAATATCGACTTATCTCCTATTTTGACCCCAGCACATGTTATTCGTCCAGGTGTTCCAACTAAATTCACCAAGAAACAAGACCACAAACTTCATACCCGTTTAGATAACAAGCTAATCGATGAGGCAGAAGTTACTTTGGATCGTGGTTTACCAGTGAATATTGACGCTTCTATAATTAACACTGATCGTGCATTAGGTTCTACTTTGTCTTACAGAATCTCTAAAAAATTCGGTGAGGAAGGTCTGCCCAAGGATACTGTTGTCGTCAACATAGAAGGTTCTGCAGGTCAATCATTCGGTGCTTTCTTAGCTTCTGGTATCactttcattttgaatggTGATGCAAATGATTATGTTGGTAAAGGTTTATCTGGTGGTATCATTGTCATCAAGCCTCCAAAGGACTCCAAATTCAAGAGTGACGAAAACGTGATTGTTGGTAACACCTGTTTCTATGGTGCTACTTCTGGTACTGCGTTCATTTCAGGTAGTGCTGGTGAACGTTTCGGTGTTAGAAACTCTGGTGCTACCATTGTTGTGGAAAGAATTAAGGGTAACAACGCCTTTGAATATATGACTGGTGGTAGAGCTATCGTCTTATCACAAATGGAATCATTGAACGCATTTTCTGGTGCCACCGGTGGTATTGCATACTGTCTAACTTCCGATCatgatgattttgttgGTAAGATCAACAGAGATACTGTCGAATTAGAATCCTTGTGTGATCCAGTGGAAATTGCTTTTGTGAAGAACTTGATCAAAGAACATTGGAACTATACGCAATCTGACTTAGCATCTAGGATTCTTGGTAATTTCAACCATTATTTGAAGGACTTTGTTAAAGTCATTCCAACCGACTACAAGAAGGTTCtattaaaggaaaaatccGAAATTGCCGAGGCCAAAGCCAAGGCAACTTCTGAAtacttgaagaaatttAGATCAGCACAAGAGGTTGACGATGAAGTTAACACTTTACTGATTGCAAACCAGAGAGccaaagaacaagagaagaaaaagagtatTAGTATTTCTAACAAGGCCACTTTGAAAGAACCTAAAGTTGTTGATTTGGAAGATGCAGTTCCAGACACCAAGCAGCTGGAGAAAAACAGCGaaagagttgaaaaaactcGTGGGTTTATGGTTCATAAGCGTCGTCACGAAACTTACAGAGATCCAAAAAAGAGAGTCGATGACTGGAAAGAATTCACCAATCCAATTACCAAAAAAGATGCTAAGTACCAAACCGCTAGATGTATGGATTGTGGTACACCATTTTGTTTATCTGATACAGGTTGTCCTCTATCTAACATCATCCCCAAGTTCAACGAATTACTGTTCAAGAACCAATGGAAACTAGCTCTTGACAAACTGTTGGAGACTAACAATTTCCCTGAATTCACTGGGAGAGTGTGTCCAGCACCTTGTGAGGGAGCTTGTACACTAGGTATCATTGAAGACCCAGTGGGTATCAAGTCGATTGAAAGAATCATCATTGACAATGCATTCAAAGAAGGATGGATTAAACCATGTCCACCAAACACACGCACTGGATTCACAGTGGGTGTCATTGGTTCCGGTCCAGCAGGTTTAGCATGTGCTGATATGCTGAATCGTGCCGGACACAAGGTCACAGTTTATGAAAGATCAGACCGTTGTGGTGGGTTATTGATGTATGGTATTCCAAACATGAAGCTAGATAAGACTATCGTGCAACGCCGTATTGATTTATTGGCGGATGAAGGTGTCGAATTTGTCACCAACACAGAAATCGGTAAGAACATGAGCATGGACGAGTTGAAGAGCAAGCACAATGCAGTGGTCTACGCTATCGGGTCTACCATCCCACGTGACCTAACCATCAAGGGACGTGAATTGAAGAACATCGATTTTGCCATGCAGTTGTTGGAATCTAACACAAAGGCCTTGTTGGACAGGGACCTGGAAATGATCCGTGAAAAGATCCAGGGCAAAAAAgtgattgttgttggtggTGGTGACACAGGTAATGACTGTCTGGGTACATCAGTGAGACACGGTGCGGCCTCCGTTCTAAATTTCGAACTGTTGCCCGAACCACCAGTGGAACGTTCCAAGGACAATCCATGGCCTCAGTGGCCACGTGTGATGAGAGTGGACTACGGTCATGCGGAAGTGAAGGAGCATTACGGCAGAGATCCTCGTGAATACTGCATCCTGTCCAAGGAATTCATCGGTAACGACGACGGCGAAGTGACCGCCATCAGAACAGTACGCGTGGAATGGAAGAAGTCCCAAAGTGGCGTATGGCAAATGGTGGAAATCCCCAACAGCGAAGAGATCTTTGAGGCCGACATCATCCTGTTGTCAATGGGGTTCGTGGGGCCTGAACTAACCAACGGT
- the UGA3 gene encoding Uga3p, producing MYHGVEKLKLKYSKDGCVTCKIRKKRCSEDKPVCRDCRRLSFPCIYISEPMDKQSLKKIKADIQHQLVHKKKKHAADGDQRAAMVNYVRRSHEDEYDNQIYLSKPLEDCISQKLDSMGLQLYNYYRSHLANIISIAPMNQNYYLNIFLPMAHENDGILFAILAWSANHLSISSSNEFRKDEIFVNLANRYTFMSLTHLKTSEDSNVYDKLSFLYSLAQILILCGSEICQGDVKFWKILLNIGKNLIENHVGKDISHILTTTTEEAPLEERVIFPNFNSVVKYWLIVNFIYHDILNFNTTSFPIEQYEKFFQREHTSLPNSVSFIEPADSPIEEIDPLIGINKPILLLLGQVTNLTRFLQTMEQEEMLEHGDKILNLQVELYKLQPSLMALDCLDDNKQFCYLELFEIMKISTLMFFQITLLKIDKGSLELQILLNRLNSKLDTAIGTFLEGSLCFPLFIYGVCLGIDDIEKKLDLEAKFDDILKRYKCYNFQNARLLIRKIWQNEAEGNDEHNLVHMIDELDFNINFA from the coding sequence ATGTATCATGGTGTGGAGAAGCTGAAACTCAAGTATTCAAAAGACGGGTGTGTCACTTGCAAGATCAGGAAGAAGCGGTGCTCGGAGGACAAGCCTGTATGCAGGGACTGCCGTCGCTTGAGTTTCCCATGCATCTACATATCGGAACCGATGGATAAGCagtctttgaagaagataaaggCTGACATACAGCATCAGTTGGTccataagaaaaaaaagcacgCTGCTGACGGGGACCAGCGGGCGGCCATGGTCAATTATGTGCGGCGTAGCCATGAGGATGAATACGATAATCAGATATACCTGTCGAAACCGCTGGAGGACTGCATTTCTCAGAAGCTAGACTCGATGGGGCTGCAGTTATACAACTACTATAGGTCACATCTGGCTAACATCATTTCCATTGCGCCCATGAACCAGAACTACTActtgaatattttcttgcCCATGGCACACGAGAACGACGGTATCCTGTTCGCCATTCTCGCTTGGTCGGCAAACCATTTGTCGATATCTTCCTCTAATGAGTTCCGAAAGGACGAGATATTCGTCAACCTGGCGAACAGGTACACATTTATGTCGCTAACACATCTCAAAACCAGCGAGGATTCAAATGTTTATGACAAACTAAGTTTCTTGTATTCGCTAGCGCAAATCTTGATTCTATGTGGCTCGGAGATTTGCCAGGGTGATGTGAAGTTCTGGAAAATACTGCTGAATATTGGGAAAAACTTAATCGAGAACCATGTTGGCAAGGACATTTCCCATATACTGACCACAACCACAGAGGAGGCCCCTCTAGAGGAGAGAGTTATCTTCCCTAATTTCAACTCTGTTGTTAAATACTGGCTGATCGTGAACTTTATATACCACGACATTTTAAACTTCAATACTACATCTTTCCCCATCGAACAGTATGAGaaattcttccaaagagaACATACCTCGCTGCCCAACTCAGTCAGCTTTATAGAGCCGGCGGACTCGCCGATCGAAGAAATAGACCCTTTGATCGGAATCAACAAGCCTATTCTTTTATTACTGGGCCAGGTAACGAATTTGACAAGATTCCTACAAACCATGGAACAGGAGGAAATGCTAGAGCATGGGGATAAAATACTTAATTTGCAAGTCGAGCTCTATAAATTACAGCCTTCGCTGATGGCGTTGGACTGTTTAGACGATAATAAACAATTCTGCTATCTAGAGTTATTcgaaataatgaaaatctCCACGTTGATGTTTTTCCAGATAACACTGTTGAAGATCGACAAAGGTTCGCTGGAGTTGCAAATACTGCTCAATAGACTAAATTCCAAGTTGGACACGGCCATTGGAACTTTTTTGGAAGGCTCGTTGTGCTTCCCACTTTTCATTTACGGTGTGTGTCTCGGGATCGACGAcatagaaaagaaattagatTTGGAAGCCaaatttgatgatattttaaaaCGATATAAATGctataattttcaaaacgCAAGATTACTAATACGGAAAATATGGCAAAATGAAGCAGAGGGAAACGACGAACATAACTTGGTGCATATGATTGATGAGTTGGACTTCAATATTAATTTCGCGTAA